A stretch of the Nicotiana tabacum cultivar K326 chromosome 6, ASM71507v2, whole genome shotgun sequence genome encodes the following:
- the LOC107768833 gene encoding uncharacterized protein LOC107768833 → MGDKVRWPKEMKSNPNRRNPDFWSEFHNDHGHKTADCRLLQGEVDHLLKQGYLTELFNEKGKQAYIKYRQEPPKPPSPKRTVNVISRGEEINGITYTAAKNVSKITGTHGKRVQYVLEEESSSVNIILLRVVNKMQAEDKLIPKAHTLSGFDNSSVVTKGEIVLTIFVEGVVKDTKFQVVEIDMAYNMILGRPWIHGMDVVPSTLHQVIKFPSQRGIQQICSDQQAARSINSVADSSTKTMKNSNHRIQLRMLQHKPQLNTSEQM, encoded by the exons atgggagataaggtacgatggccaaaggaaatgaaATCAAACCCGAATAGGAGAAATCCTGATTTTTGGTCTGAGTTTCATAACGATCATGGTCACAAAACGGCGGATTGTAGATTGCTGCAAGGTGAAGTTGACCATTTGTTAAAGCAAGGATATCTAACCGAATTGTTTAATGAAAAAGGTAAGCAAGCGTATATAAAGTACAGGCAGGAGCCCCCTAAACCCCCTTCACCAAAAAGGACAGTTAATGTCATAAGCAGAGGAGAAGAAATTAATGGCATAACATATACGGCAGCCAAGAATGTTTCAAAAATTACAGGCACACACGGGAAGCGAGTTCAATATGTTTTGGAAGAAGAAA GTAGCTCCGTGAATATCATTTTGCTAAGAGTGGTAAAcaaaatgcaagctgaagataagctgatacccaaggcgcacaccttaTCTGGTTTTGACAACTCGAGCGTCGTAACAAAAGGGGAGATAGTACTCACCATATTCGTAGAAGGAGTTGTTAAAGACACGAAATTTCAGGTGGTAGAGATTGACATGGCTTATAATATGATTCTCggtagaccatggattcacgGAATGGATGTTGTGCCATCTACcctgcatcaagttattaaattccctTCACAACGGGGAATACAACAAATCTGTAGTGATCAGCAAGCAGCTAGGAGCATCAATTCCGTAGCAGATTCAAGCAcaaaaacaatgaaaaatagcaatcacagaatccaGTTGAGGATGCTGCAACACAAGCCCCAACTGAACACGAGCGAACAGATGTAG
- the LOC142181883 gene encoding uncharacterized protein LOC142181883 has protein sequence MAIEELEAIVLFAPWPERKVYIGANLSHEIKVYLSNPHLLAKPKDGEKLLIYLAVSELVVSVVLVREDQDFSQGIQLEAEKELQVYNGSNPGTWTLFTNGSSNVKRAGVCIVLVPPMGETIRQAIKCHPITNNKAEYEAMIAGLELAREFGIEQVVIKSNSQLILNQMLGTYTAREAGMQQYLEKAHDLVRQFQTWKVMQIPREENFEANALANLASATEVTNDENASVIHLFYSVLDQDKNELNFNNLTWDWRNEIVTFLQYGILPVDKKKAQALRKKAARYCLKQDNLYHKMIGGPLARCLGPSQT, from the exons atGGCGATTGAGGAATTGGAAGCTATAGTACTATTTGCACCCTGGCCTGAAAGGAAAGTCTACATTGGGGCCAACCTAAGCCACGAAATAAAAG taTACTTGTCAAATCCACATTTGCTTGCAAAACCAAAAGATGGGGAGAAACTACTCATCTACCTTGCTGTTTCAGAATTAGTGGTGAGTGTTGTGTTAGTTCGTGAAGACCAAG ATTTTAGCCAAGGGATACaactagaagcagaaaaagaactaCAGGTATACAACGGGTCTAATccaggaacttggactttatttaCTAATGGTTCATCGAATGTGAAAAGGGCAGGTGTATGTattgttttggtaccacctatGGGAGAAACTATACGACAAGCCATAAAATGTCACCCTATTACTAATAAtaaggcagagtatgaagctatgattgcgggtttagaactggcacgagaGTTTGGCATAGAACAGGTCGTAATCAAAAGCAATTCACAGCTCATACTTaaccaaatgctggggacttatacagctagAGAGGCAGGAATGCAGCAATACCTGGAAAAGGCACATGATTTGGTTAGGCAATTCCAAACCTGGAAAGTCATGCAGATACCAAGAGAGGAAAATTTCGAGGCAAACGCCctagctaatcttgcatctgcTACAGAAGTAACAAATGACGAAAATGCTTCTGTAATTCATTTATTTTATTCAGTACTTGATCAAGATAAAAACGAgctaaatttcaataatttaacttgggattggaggaacgagattgtcaCTTTTTTGCAATATGGAATTTTACCCGTAGATAAGAAAAAGGCTCAAGCACTCCGCAAAAAAGCTGCTCGATACTGTTTAAAGCAAGACAATCTTTATCATAAAATGATCGGTGGTCCTCtagcaagatgccttggaccttCTCAAACATAG